Proteins co-encoded in one Cydia strobilella chromosome 14, ilCydStro3.1, whole genome shotgun sequence genomic window:
- the LOC134747255 gene encoding uncharacterized protein LOC134747255 isoform X2, which produces MNRNHIDIYLSFMLACLHYFKFYFTDELSTYFCGVLCFFCSIRKVCLSDKYDKSDSSYNKEPLISNSGGNELEVSRSLFRDGFFPDTLEHSQARFAWTEEDGNIASLVSEPGFGTGQTFGKDLDAALSNEQEADTSSSVFNGRSYLPKTTTDSHLVSSTSAAVSNERRGTQGACKVDKTDPRSRFHYVKYVKRHGRTVKLWECGICNREFQHQYTLMRHLPTHTDERNFHCDTCGKSFRQLSTLSQHRAIHSAERPYGCEVCNKTFNRVSTLISHRKTHSDVKPYKCHLCPKGFHQKGNLRNHLFTHTNERPYRCNICFKGFNQQSNLVCHKNKAHSEDANGAILRGRTNTPRAASTVSENQPDSTRTSVDQCEVSSTVGPYMGTSIEVLSSSSWTPKSSPSLGSSDWSNDLPWSTMCNGVIVDPIKTYHMGVALATRQTPFALLKPDNSTPVLVKVIDTKIPGGKQMLVPATADDLRIGGKIVVNNSENTRSQEKGSSDMKSAVQIRVPVVATVVPQIKAGGQLHLAVQEPHHAYHTALSADVGEVSEKHCTIKQEIPPSPPRLLPRMESRMEPRITACMPSHLPPLERHIARSFEDVVKPGNIPSSCSLPPPAPSPPLDLITDLFEPMECIPLGPQITAVDNIDQPPHSDDSDIFIGEFEESIPLSDSD; this is translated from the exons ATGAATCGCAACCACATTGATATTTATCTAAGCTTTATGCTTGCGTgtcttcattattttaaattttattttactgacgAATTGTCTACTTATTTTTGTGGCgtgttgtgttttttttgcAGTATACGCAAAGTGTGTTTAAGCGACAAATATGATAAGAGCGATTCAAGTTACAATAAGGAGCCATTAATTTCGAATTCAGGTGGTAATgaa TTAGAAGTATCTCGCTCTCTCTTCCGCGATGGCTTCTTCCCCGACACGCTCGAACACTCCCAAGCTCGCTTCGCCTGGACAGAAGAGGACGGCAACATCGCGTCGCTCGTGTCTGAGCCTGGCTTCGGTACGGGGCAGACCTTTGGGAAGGACCTGGATGCAGCCCTTAGCAATGAG CAAGAAGCCGATACCTCGAGCTCAGTATTCAATGGCCGCAGTTACCTTCCAAAGACCACCACGGACTCCCACCTAGTATCTTCCACATCTGCAG CAGTATCCAATGAGCGTAGAGGCACCCAAGGCGCCTGCAAGGTGGACAAGACTGATCCCCGCTCGCGGTTCCACTATGTCAAGTACGTAAAGAGACACGGACGGACCGTCAAACTATGGGAGTGCGGTATTTGTAA CAGAGAATTTCAGCATCAATACACCTTAATGCGCCATCTTCCAACGCACACAGACGAAAGGAACTTCCATTGCGACACCTGTGGAAAAAGCTTCCGGCAACTCTCCACCTTGAGCCAGCACCGCGCCATTCACTCCGCCGAGCGCCCTTATGGCTGCGAG GTGTGTAACAAAACATTCAACCGCGTGTCCACCCTGATCTCCCACCGCAAGACCCACTCGGACGTCAAACCCTACAAGTGCCATCTCTGCCCTAAAGGATTCCACCAGAAAG GAAATCTACGAAACCACTTGTTCACTCATACCAACGAGCGCCCTTACCGTTGCAACATTTGTTTCAAGGGGTTCAACCAGCAGTCTAACCTCGTGTGCCATAAAAATAAG GCTCATTCCGAAGACGCCAATGGAGCTATCCTCCGCGGCCGCACCAACACACCTCGTGCCGCCAGCACTGTCTCTGAAAATCAGCCTGATTCCACCAG AACCTCAGTCGACCAATGCGAAGTGTCCTCCACCGTCGGCCCCTACATGGGTACCTCCATAGAAGTCCTGTCCTCCTCCTCATGGACCCCAAAATCCTCCCCCTCCCTAGGGTCCAGCGACTGGAGCAACGACCTACCCTGGAGTACCATGTGCAATGGAGTCATAGTTGACCCCATAAAGACGTACCACATGGGGGTAGCTCTGGCCACCAGGCAGACGCCATTTGCTTTGTTGAAGCCGGATAACAGTACGCCTGTTTTAGTGAAGGTGATTGATACTAAGATTCCTGGAGGAAAGCAA ATGCTGGTTCCCGCCACCGCAGATGATTTGAGGATCGGAGGAAAGATAGTAGTGAACAATTCTGAAAATACCCGGTCTCAG GAGAAAGGCTCATCCGACATGAAAAGTGCCGTGCAAATCCGTGTGCCAGTAGTAGCCACCGTGGTTCCACAGATTAAAGCAGGAGGACAATTGCATCTGGCTGTTCAAGAACCACACCATGCATACCACACCGCACTCTCCGCTGATG TGGGAGAAGTATCAGAGAAGCATTGTACCATCAAGCAGGAGATTCCACCATCTCCACCACGTCTACTGCCACGAATGGAGTCCCGCATGGAACCGCGCATAACAGCATGCATGCCGTCGCATTTGCCGCCCCTGGAGCGTCATATTGCTCGTAGCTTCGAGGACGTCGTCAAACCTGGTAA CATCCCCTCATCTTGCTCGCTACCGCCGCCAGCTCCATCGCCGCCACTAGATCTGATCACCGATCTGTTCGAGCCCATGGAATGTATCCCACTAG GTCCCCAGATAACGGCAGTGGACAATATAGACCAGCCGCCGCACTCCGATGACTCCGACATATTTATAGGAGAGTTTGAG gaaAGCATCCCCCTGTCCGATTCCGActga
- the LOC134747255 gene encoding uncharacterized protein LOC134747255 isoform X4, with product MMFSDDEIKEMPGGSFMRPGDEIISIRKVCLSDKYDKSDSSYNKEPLISNSGGNELEVSRSLFRDGFFPDTLEHSQARFAWTEEDGNIASLVSEPGFGTGQTFGKDLDAALSNEQEADTSSSVFNGRSYLPKTTTDSHLVSSTSAAVSNERRGTQGACKVDKTDPRSRFHYVKYVKRHGRTVKLWECGICSREFQHQYTLMRHLPTHTDERNFHCDTCGKSFRQLSTLSQHRAIHSAERPYGCEVCNKTFNRVSTLISHRKTHSDVKPYKCHLCPKGFHQKGNLRNHLFTHTNERPYRCNICFKGFNQQSNLVCHKNKAHSEDANGAILRGRTNTPRAASTVSENQPDSTRTSVDQCEVSSTVGPYMGTSIEVLSSSSWTPKSSPSLGSSDWSNDLPWSTMCNGVIVDPIKTYHMGVALATRQTPFALLKPDNSTPVLVKVIDTKIPGGKQMLVPATADDLRIGGKIVVNNSENTRSQEKGSSDMKSAVQIRVPVVATVVPQIKAGGQLHLAVQEPHHAYHTALSADVGEVSEKHCTIKQEIPPSPPRLLPRMESRMEPRITACMPSHLPPLERHIARSFEDVVKPGNIPSSCSLPPPAPSPPLDLITDLFEPMECIPLGPQITAVDNIDQPPHSDDSDIFIGEFEESIPLSDSD from the exons ATGATGTTTTCGGATgacgaaataaaagaaatgccGGGTGGTAGTTTCATGAGGCCTGGCGATGAAATAATAAG TATACGCAAAGTGTGTTTAAGCGACAAATATGATAAGAGCGATTCAAGTTACAATAAGGAGCCATTAATTTCGAATTCAGGTGGTAATgaa TTAGAAGTATCTCGCTCTCTCTTCCGCGATGGCTTCTTCCCCGACACGCTCGAACACTCCCAAGCTCGCTTCGCCTGGACAGAAGAGGACGGCAACATCGCGTCGCTCGTGTCTGAGCCTGGCTTCGGTACGGGGCAGACCTTTGGGAAGGACCTGGATGCAGCCCTTAGCAATGAG CAAGAAGCCGATACCTCGAGCTCAGTATTCAATGGCCGCAGTTACCTTCCAAAGACCACCACGGACTCCCACCTAGTATCTTCCACATCTGCAG CAGTATCCAATGAGCGTAGAGGCACCCAAGGCGCCTGCAAGGTGGACAAGACTGATCCCCGCTCGCGGTTCCACTATGTCAAGTACGTAAAGAGACACGGACGGACCGTCAAACTATGGGAGTGCGGTATTT GCAGCAGAGAATTTCAGCATCAATACACCTTAATGCGCCATCTTCCAACGCACACAGACGAAAGGAACTTCCATTGCGACACCTGTGGAAAAAGCTTCCGGCAACTCTCCACCTTGAGCCAGCACCGCGCCATTCACTCCGCCGAGCGCCCTTATGGCTGCGAG GTGTGTAACAAAACATTCAACCGCGTGTCCACCCTGATCTCCCACCGCAAGACCCACTCGGACGTCAAACCCTACAAGTGCCATCTCTGCCCTAAAGGATTCCACCAGAAAG GAAATCTACGAAACCACTTGTTCACTCATACCAACGAGCGCCCTTACCGTTGCAACATTTGTTTCAAGGGGTTCAACCAGCAGTCTAACCTCGTGTGCCATAAAAATAAG GCTCATTCCGAAGACGCCAATGGAGCTATCCTCCGCGGCCGCACCAACACACCTCGTGCCGCCAGCACTGTCTCTGAAAATCAGCCTGATTCCACCAG AACCTCAGTCGACCAATGCGAAGTGTCCTCCACCGTCGGCCCCTACATGGGTACCTCCATAGAAGTCCTGTCCTCCTCCTCATGGACCCCAAAATCCTCCCCCTCCCTAGGGTCCAGCGACTGGAGCAACGACCTACCCTGGAGTACCATGTGCAATGGAGTCATAGTTGACCCCATAAAGACGTACCACATGGGGGTAGCTCTGGCCACCAGGCAGACGCCATTTGCTTTGTTGAAGCCGGATAACAGTACGCCTGTTTTAGTGAAGGTGATTGATACTAAGATTCCTGGAGGAAAGCAA ATGCTGGTTCCCGCCACCGCAGATGATTTGAGGATCGGAGGAAAGATAGTAGTGAACAATTCTGAAAATACCCGGTCTCAG GAGAAAGGCTCATCCGACATGAAAAGTGCCGTGCAAATCCGTGTGCCAGTAGTAGCCACCGTGGTTCCACAGATTAAAGCAGGAGGACAATTGCATCTGGCTGTTCAAGAACCACACCATGCATACCACACCGCACTCTCCGCTGATG TGGGAGAAGTATCAGAGAAGCATTGTACCATCAAGCAGGAGATTCCACCATCTCCACCACGTCTACTGCCACGAATGGAGTCCCGCATGGAACCGCGCATAACAGCATGCATGCCGTCGCATTTGCCGCCCCTGGAGCGTCATATTGCTCGTAGCTTCGAGGACGTCGTCAAACCTGGTAA CATCCCCTCATCTTGCTCGCTACCGCCGCCAGCTCCATCGCCGCCACTAGATCTGATCACCGATCTGTTCGAGCCCATGGAATGTATCCCACTAG GTCCCCAGATAACGGCAGTGGACAATATAGACCAGCCGCCGCACTCCGATGACTCCGACATATTTATAGGAGAGTTTGAG gaaAGCATCCCCCTGTCCGATTCCGActga
- the LOC134747255 gene encoding uncharacterized protein LOC134747255 isoform X5, which yields MMFSDDEIKEMPGGSFMRPGDEIISIRKVCLSDKYDKSDSSYNKEPLISNSGGNELEVSRSLFRDGFFPDTLEHSQARFAWTEEDGNIASLVSEPGFGTGQTFGKDLDAALSNEQEADTSSSVFNGRSYLPKTTTDSHLVSSTSAVSNERRGTQGACKVDKTDPRSRFHYVKYVKRHGRTVKLWECGICSREFQHQYTLMRHLPTHTDERNFHCDTCGKSFRQLSTLSQHRAIHSAERPYGCEVCNKTFNRVSTLISHRKTHSDVKPYKCHLCPKGFHQKGNLRNHLFTHTNERPYRCNICFKGFNQQSNLVCHKNKAHSEDANGAILRGRTNTPRAASTVSENQPDSTRTSVDQCEVSSTVGPYMGTSIEVLSSSSWTPKSSPSLGSSDWSNDLPWSTMCNGVIVDPIKTYHMGVALATRQTPFALLKPDNSTPVLVKVIDTKIPGGKQMLVPATADDLRIGGKIVVNNSENTRSQEKGSSDMKSAVQIRVPVVATVVPQIKAGGQLHLAVQEPHHAYHTALSADVGEVSEKHCTIKQEIPPSPPRLLPRMESRMEPRITACMPSHLPPLERHIARSFEDVVKPGNIPSSCSLPPPAPSPPLDLITDLFEPMECIPLGPQITAVDNIDQPPHSDDSDIFIGEFEESIPLSDSD from the exons ATGATGTTTTCGGATgacgaaataaaagaaatgccGGGTGGTAGTTTCATGAGGCCTGGCGATGAAATAATAAG TATACGCAAAGTGTGTTTAAGCGACAAATATGATAAGAGCGATTCAAGTTACAATAAGGAGCCATTAATTTCGAATTCAGGTGGTAATgaa TTAGAAGTATCTCGCTCTCTCTTCCGCGATGGCTTCTTCCCCGACACGCTCGAACACTCCCAAGCTCGCTTCGCCTGGACAGAAGAGGACGGCAACATCGCGTCGCTCGTGTCTGAGCCTGGCTTCGGTACGGGGCAGACCTTTGGGAAGGACCTGGATGCAGCCCTTAGCAATGAG CAAGAAGCCGATACCTCGAGCTCAGTATTCAATGGCCGCAGTTACCTTCCAAAGACCACCACGGACTCCCACCTAGTATCTTCCACATCTGCAG TATCCAATGAGCGTAGAGGCACCCAAGGCGCCTGCAAGGTGGACAAGACTGATCCCCGCTCGCGGTTCCACTATGTCAAGTACGTAAAGAGACACGGACGGACCGTCAAACTATGGGAGTGCGGTATTT GCAGCAGAGAATTTCAGCATCAATACACCTTAATGCGCCATCTTCCAACGCACACAGACGAAAGGAACTTCCATTGCGACACCTGTGGAAAAAGCTTCCGGCAACTCTCCACCTTGAGCCAGCACCGCGCCATTCACTCCGCCGAGCGCCCTTATGGCTGCGAG GTGTGTAACAAAACATTCAACCGCGTGTCCACCCTGATCTCCCACCGCAAGACCCACTCGGACGTCAAACCCTACAAGTGCCATCTCTGCCCTAAAGGATTCCACCAGAAAG GAAATCTACGAAACCACTTGTTCACTCATACCAACGAGCGCCCTTACCGTTGCAACATTTGTTTCAAGGGGTTCAACCAGCAGTCTAACCTCGTGTGCCATAAAAATAAG GCTCATTCCGAAGACGCCAATGGAGCTATCCTCCGCGGCCGCACCAACACACCTCGTGCCGCCAGCACTGTCTCTGAAAATCAGCCTGATTCCACCAG AACCTCAGTCGACCAATGCGAAGTGTCCTCCACCGTCGGCCCCTACATGGGTACCTCCATAGAAGTCCTGTCCTCCTCCTCATGGACCCCAAAATCCTCCCCCTCCCTAGGGTCCAGCGACTGGAGCAACGACCTACCCTGGAGTACCATGTGCAATGGAGTCATAGTTGACCCCATAAAGACGTACCACATGGGGGTAGCTCTGGCCACCAGGCAGACGCCATTTGCTTTGTTGAAGCCGGATAACAGTACGCCTGTTTTAGTGAAGGTGATTGATACTAAGATTCCTGGAGGAAAGCAA ATGCTGGTTCCCGCCACCGCAGATGATTTGAGGATCGGAGGAAAGATAGTAGTGAACAATTCTGAAAATACCCGGTCTCAG GAGAAAGGCTCATCCGACATGAAAAGTGCCGTGCAAATCCGTGTGCCAGTAGTAGCCACCGTGGTTCCACAGATTAAAGCAGGAGGACAATTGCATCTGGCTGTTCAAGAACCACACCATGCATACCACACCGCACTCTCCGCTGATG TGGGAGAAGTATCAGAGAAGCATTGTACCATCAAGCAGGAGATTCCACCATCTCCACCACGTCTACTGCCACGAATGGAGTCCCGCATGGAACCGCGCATAACAGCATGCATGCCGTCGCATTTGCCGCCCCTGGAGCGTCATATTGCTCGTAGCTTCGAGGACGTCGTCAAACCTGGTAA CATCCCCTCATCTTGCTCGCTACCGCCGCCAGCTCCATCGCCGCCACTAGATCTGATCACCGATCTGTTCGAGCCCATGGAATGTATCCCACTAG GTCCCCAGATAACGGCAGTGGACAATATAGACCAGCCGCCGCACTCCGATGACTCCGACATATTTATAGGAGAGTTTGAG gaaAGCATCCCCCTGTCCGATTCCGActga
- the LOC134747255 gene encoding uncharacterized protein LOC134747255 isoform X1 — translation MNRNHIDIYLSFMLACLHYFKFYFTDELSTYFCGVLCFFCSIRKVCLSDKYDKSDSSYNKEPLISNSGGNELEVSRSLFRDGFFPDTLEHSQARFAWTEEDGNIASLVSEPGFGTGQTFGKDLDAALSNEQEADTSSSVFNGRSYLPKTTTDSHLVSSTSAAVSNERRGTQGACKVDKTDPRSRFHYVKYVKRHGRTVKLWECGICSREFQHQYTLMRHLPTHTDERNFHCDTCGKSFRQLSTLSQHRAIHSAERPYGCEVCNKTFNRVSTLISHRKTHSDVKPYKCHLCPKGFHQKGNLRNHLFTHTNERPYRCNICFKGFNQQSNLVCHKNKAHSEDANGAILRGRTNTPRAASTVSENQPDSTRTSVDQCEVSSTVGPYMGTSIEVLSSSSWTPKSSPSLGSSDWSNDLPWSTMCNGVIVDPIKTYHMGVALATRQTPFALLKPDNSTPVLVKVIDTKIPGGKQMLVPATADDLRIGGKIVVNNSENTRSQEKGSSDMKSAVQIRVPVVATVVPQIKAGGQLHLAVQEPHHAYHTALSADVGEVSEKHCTIKQEIPPSPPRLLPRMESRMEPRITACMPSHLPPLERHIARSFEDVVKPGNIPSSCSLPPPAPSPPLDLITDLFEPMECIPLGPQITAVDNIDQPPHSDDSDIFIGEFEESIPLSDSD, via the exons ATGAATCGCAACCACATTGATATTTATCTAAGCTTTATGCTTGCGTgtcttcattattttaaattttattttactgacgAATTGTCTACTTATTTTTGTGGCgtgttgtgttttttttgcAGTATACGCAAAGTGTGTTTAAGCGACAAATATGATAAGAGCGATTCAAGTTACAATAAGGAGCCATTAATTTCGAATTCAGGTGGTAATgaa TTAGAAGTATCTCGCTCTCTCTTCCGCGATGGCTTCTTCCCCGACACGCTCGAACACTCCCAAGCTCGCTTCGCCTGGACAGAAGAGGACGGCAACATCGCGTCGCTCGTGTCTGAGCCTGGCTTCGGTACGGGGCAGACCTTTGGGAAGGACCTGGATGCAGCCCTTAGCAATGAG CAAGAAGCCGATACCTCGAGCTCAGTATTCAATGGCCGCAGTTACCTTCCAAAGACCACCACGGACTCCCACCTAGTATCTTCCACATCTGCAG CAGTATCCAATGAGCGTAGAGGCACCCAAGGCGCCTGCAAGGTGGACAAGACTGATCCCCGCTCGCGGTTCCACTATGTCAAGTACGTAAAGAGACACGGACGGACCGTCAAACTATGGGAGTGCGGTATTT GCAGCAGAGAATTTCAGCATCAATACACCTTAATGCGCCATCTTCCAACGCACACAGACGAAAGGAACTTCCATTGCGACACCTGTGGAAAAAGCTTCCGGCAACTCTCCACCTTGAGCCAGCACCGCGCCATTCACTCCGCCGAGCGCCCTTATGGCTGCGAG GTGTGTAACAAAACATTCAACCGCGTGTCCACCCTGATCTCCCACCGCAAGACCCACTCGGACGTCAAACCCTACAAGTGCCATCTCTGCCCTAAAGGATTCCACCAGAAAG GAAATCTACGAAACCACTTGTTCACTCATACCAACGAGCGCCCTTACCGTTGCAACATTTGTTTCAAGGGGTTCAACCAGCAGTCTAACCTCGTGTGCCATAAAAATAAG GCTCATTCCGAAGACGCCAATGGAGCTATCCTCCGCGGCCGCACCAACACACCTCGTGCCGCCAGCACTGTCTCTGAAAATCAGCCTGATTCCACCAG AACCTCAGTCGACCAATGCGAAGTGTCCTCCACCGTCGGCCCCTACATGGGTACCTCCATAGAAGTCCTGTCCTCCTCCTCATGGACCCCAAAATCCTCCCCCTCCCTAGGGTCCAGCGACTGGAGCAACGACCTACCCTGGAGTACCATGTGCAATGGAGTCATAGTTGACCCCATAAAGACGTACCACATGGGGGTAGCTCTGGCCACCAGGCAGACGCCATTTGCTTTGTTGAAGCCGGATAACAGTACGCCTGTTTTAGTGAAGGTGATTGATACTAAGATTCCTGGAGGAAAGCAA ATGCTGGTTCCCGCCACCGCAGATGATTTGAGGATCGGAGGAAAGATAGTAGTGAACAATTCTGAAAATACCCGGTCTCAG GAGAAAGGCTCATCCGACATGAAAAGTGCCGTGCAAATCCGTGTGCCAGTAGTAGCCACCGTGGTTCCACAGATTAAAGCAGGAGGACAATTGCATCTGGCTGTTCAAGAACCACACCATGCATACCACACCGCACTCTCCGCTGATG TGGGAGAAGTATCAGAGAAGCATTGTACCATCAAGCAGGAGATTCCACCATCTCCACCACGTCTACTGCCACGAATGGAGTCCCGCATGGAACCGCGCATAACAGCATGCATGCCGTCGCATTTGCCGCCCCTGGAGCGTCATATTGCTCGTAGCTTCGAGGACGTCGTCAAACCTGGTAA CATCCCCTCATCTTGCTCGCTACCGCCGCCAGCTCCATCGCCGCCACTAGATCTGATCACCGATCTGTTCGAGCCCATGGAATGTATCCCACTAG GTCCCCAGATAACGGCAGTGGACAATATAGACCAGCCGCCGCACTCCGATGACTCCGACATATTTATAGGAGAGTTTGAG gaaAGCATCCCCCTGTCCGATTCCGActga
- the LOC134747255 gene encoding uncharacterized protein LOC134747255 isoform X3, with translation MNRNHIDIYLSFMLACLHYFKFYFTDELSTYFCGVLCFFCSIRKVCLSDKYDKSDSSYNKEPLISNSGGNELEVSRSLFRDGFFPDTLEHSQARFAWTEEDGNIASLVSEPGFGTGQTFGKDLDAALSNEQEADTSSSVFNGRSYLPKTTTDSHLVSSTSAVSNERRGTQGACKVDKTDPRSRFHYVKYVKRHGRTVKLWECGICSREFQHQYTLMRHLPTHTDERNFHCDTCGKSFRQLSTLSQHRAIHSAERPYGCEVCNKTFNRVSTLISHRKTHSDVKPYKCHLCPKGFHQKGNLRNHLFTHTNERPYRCNICFKGFNQQSNLVCHKNKAHSEDANGAILRGRTNTPRAASTVSENQPDSTRTSVDQCEVSSTVGPYMGTSIEVLSSSSWTPKSSPSLGSSDWSNDLPWSTMCNGVIVDPIKTYHMGVALATRQTPFALLKPDNSTPVLVKVIDTKIPGGKQMLVPATADDLRIGGKIVVNNSENTRSQEKGSSDMKSAVQIRVPVVATVVPQIKAGGQLHLAVQEPHHAYHTALSADVGEVSEKHCTIKQEIPPSPPRLLPRMESRMEPRITACMPSHLPPLERHIARSFEDVVKPGNIPSSCSLPPPAPSPPLDLITDLFEPMECIPLGPQITAVDNIDQPPHSDDSDIFIGEFEESIPLSDSD, from the exons ATGAATCGCAACCACATTGATATTTATCTAAGCTTTATGCTTGCGTgtcttcattattttaaattttattttactgacgAATTGTCTACTTATTTTTGTGGCgtgttgtgttttttttgcAGTATACGCAAAGTGTGTTTAAGCGACAAATATGATAAGAGCGATTCAAGTTACAATAAGGAGCCATTAATTTCGAATTCAGGTGGTAATgaa TTAGAAGTATCTCGCTCTCTCTTCCGCGATGGCTTCTTCCCCGACACGCTCGAACACTCCCAAGCTCGCTTCGCCTGGACAGAAGAGGACGGCAACATCGCGTCGCTCGTGTCTGAGCCTGGCTTCGGTACGGGGCAGACCTTTGGGAAGGACCTGGATGCAGCCCTTAGCAATGAG CAAGAAGCCGATACCTCGAGCTCAGTATTCAATGGCCGCAGTTACCTTCCAAAGACCACCACGGACTCCCACCTAGTATCTTCCACATCTGCAG TATCCAATGAGCGTAGAGGCACCCAAGGCGCCTGCAAGGTGGACAAGACTGATCCCCGCTCGCGGTTCCACTATGTCAAGTACGTAAAGAGACACGGACGGACCGTCAAACTATGGGAGTGCGGTATTT GCAGCAGAGAATTTCAGCATCAATACACCTTAATGCGCCATCTTCCAACGCACACAGACGAAAGGAACTTCCATTGCGACACCTGTGGAAAAAGCTTCCGGCAACTCTCCACCTTGAGCCAGCACCGCGCCATTCACTCCGCCGAGCGCCCTTATGGCTGCGAG GTGTGTAACAAAACATTCAACCGCGTGTCCACCCTGATCTCCCACCGCAAGACCCACTCGGACGTCAAACCCTACAAGTGCCATCTCTGCCCTAAAGGATTCCACCAGAAAG GAAATCTACGAAACCACTTGTTCACTCATACCAACGAGCGCCCTTACCGTTGCAACATTTGTTTCAAGGGGTTCAACCAGCAGTCTAACCTCGTGTGCCATAAAAATAAG GCTCATTCCGAAGACGCCAATGGAGCTATCCTCCGCGGCCGCACCAACACACCTCGTGCCGCCAGCACTGTCTCTGAAAATCAGCCTGATTCCACCAG AACCTCAGTCGACCAATGCGAAGTGTCCTCCACCGTCGGCCCCTACATGGGTACCTCCATAGAAGTCCTGTCCTCCTCCTCATGGACCCCAAAATCCTCCCCCTCCCTAGGGTCCAGCGACTGGAGCAACGACCTACCCTGGAGTACCATGTGCAATGGAGTCATAGTTGACCCCATAAAGACGTACCACATGGGGGTAGCTCTGGCCACCAGGCAGACGCCATTTGCTTTGTTGAAGCCGGATAACAGTACGCCTGTTTTAGTGAAGGTGATTGATACTAAGATTCCTGGAGGAAAGCAA ATGCTGGTTCCCGCCACCGCAGATGATTTGAGGATCGGAGGAAAGATAGTAGTGAACAATTCTGAAAATACCCGGTCTCAG GAGAAAGGCTCATCCGACATGAAAAGTGCCGTGCAAATCCGTGTGCCAGTAGTAGCCACCGTGGTTCCACAGATTAAAGCAGGAGGACAATTGCATCTGGCTGTTCAAGAACCACACCATGCATACCACACCGCACTCTCCGCTGATG TGGGAGAAGTATCAGAGAAGCATTGTACCATCAAGCAGGAGATTCCACCATCTCCACCACGTCTACTGCCACGAATGGAGTCCCGCATGGAACCGCGCATAACAGCATGCATGCCGTCGCATTTGCCGCCCCTGGAGCGTCATATTGCTCGTAGCTTCGAGGACGTCGTCAAACCTGGTAA CATCCCCTCATCTTGCTCGCTACCGCCGCCAGCTCCATCGCCGCCACTAGATCTGATCACCGATCTGTTCGAGCCCATGGAATGTATCCCACTAG GTCCCCAGATAACGGCAGTGGACAATATAGACCAGCCGCCGCACTCCGATGACTCCGACATATTTATAGGAGAGTTTGAG gaaAGCATCCCCCTGTCCGATTCCGActga